Proteins encoded together in one Heterodontus francisci isolate sHetFra1 chromosome 20, sHetFra1.hap1, whole genome shotgun sequence window:
- the LOC137380811 gene encoding myb-related transcription factor, partner of profilin-like isoform X2 — protein MAAGLGPTAGARPAAPSAWAFPPALPGLSLTISFIALSFLLPPGRCGVVKMRNQLWSPPPFRKMPDRRIRKARFKDRDLRVLIDSVMERRGDIFGEGGQPPTMQSRRQAWLFVMEKVNAVSGTRRTWEEVRKKVHDLKKSTKEKLAYNRRARQLSCGSRPDIKTLTEFENDMILLFGKESFEGLDAVDLGVVSRLSDQGETSGSSTTAAKQHHTPKYQISSPRAEAGTSTDTPTGGDGSVEDEEELGIFA, from the exons ATGGCGGCAGGCCTGGGCCCAACCGCCGGCGCCAGGCCCGCCGCTCCCTCAGCCTGGGCCTTCCCGCCGGCGCTGCCGGGCCTCTCACTCACCATCAGCTTCATCGCCTTGTCGT TCTTGCTGCCTCCTGGAAGGTGTGGAGTGGTGAAGATGAGGAACCAGCTGTGGAGCCCGCCACCCTTCCGGAAAATGCCAGACCGCCGGATCCGCAAAGCCCGCTTCAAGGACCGCGACCTGCGCGTGCTGATCGACTCCGTCATGGAGAGGCGGGGGGACATCTTCGGCGAGGGAGGCCAGCCACCCACCATGCAGAGCCGCCGCCAAGCGTGGCTCTTTGTCATGGAGAAAGTCAACGCCGTGTCCGGGACTCGCAGGACCTGGGAAGAGGTGCGGAAGAAGGTCCACGACCTGAAGAAAAGCACCAAG GAAAAACTTGCTTATAACAGAAGAGCGCGCCAGTTATCGTGTGGCAGCCGGCCAGACATCAAAACATTGACAGAGTTTGAGAATGATATGATCCTTCTCTTTGGGAAAGAAAGCTTCGAAGGCCTTGATGCTGTGGATCTTGGTGTTGTGTCAAGACTCAGTG ACCAAGGAGAAACAAGTGGATCATCAACCACAGCTGCAAAACAGCACCATACACCTAAGTACCAAATATCATCACCCCGAGCTGAAGcaggcaccagcacagatacacccaCTGGAGGAGATGGTAGTGTTGAGGATGAGGAGGAACTGG
- the LOC137380811 gene encoding uncharacterized protein isoform X1, with protein sequence MAAGLGPTAGARPAAPSAWAFPPALPGLSLTISFIALSFLLPPGRCGVVKMRNQLWSPPPFRKMPDRRIRKARFKDRDLRVLIDSVMERRGDIFGEGGQPPTMQSRRQAWLFVMEKVNAVSGTRRTWEEVRKKVHDLKKSTKEKLAYNRRARQLSCGSRPDIKTLTEFENDMILLFGKESFEGLDAVDLGVVSRLSDQGETSGSSTTAAKQHHTPKYQISSPRAEAGTSTDTPTGGDGSVEDEEELGESLNISEDGGPILVDDERSSFEGWRPHVLGPPIEADADTDLSGPAFKRRLLEHEFSVEQSLASIHTTVEDGMVMLDQRLCALQSAIEHVATPVASAVETSLTQALDTVGSSLMNAHSAAIEVLGSKLQEAVKAGFNSLGERLQTTMAEGFQSLIEAQFSMLTQIIGQREKLASTPGVAQAHPVGSHSSGGLVPPKKPPQVTSGAVSENLESRATQHQRPLGLMQVHQG encoded by the exons ATGGCGGCAGGCCTGGGCCCAACCGCCGGCGCCAGGCCCGCCGCTCCCTCAGCCTGGGCCTTCCCGCCGGCGCTGCCGGGCCTCTCACTCACCATCAGCTTCATCGCCTTGTCGT TCTTGCTGCCTCCTGGAAGGTGTGGAGTGGTGAAGATGAGGAACCAGCTGTGGAGCCCGCCACCCTTCCGGAAAATGCCAGACCGCCGGATCCGCAAAGCCCGCTTCAAGGACCGCGACCTGCGCGTGCTGATCGACTCCGTCATGGAGAGGCGGGGGGACATCTTCGGCGAGGGAGGCCAGCCACCCACCATGCAGAGCCGCCGCCAAGCGTGGCTCTTTGTCATGGAGAAAGTCAACGCCGTGTCCGGGACTCGCAGGACCTGGGAAGAGGTGCGGAAGAAGGTCCACGACCTGAAGAAAAGCACCAAG GAAAAACTTGCTTATAACAGAAGAGCGCGCCAGTTATCGTGTGGCAGCCGGCCAGACATCAAAACATTGACAGAGTTTGAGAATGATATGATCCTTCTCTTTGGGAAAGAAAGCTTCGAAGGCCTTGATGCTGTGGATCTTGGTGTTGTGTCAAGACTCAGTG ACCAAGGAGAAACAAGTGGATCATCAACCACAGCTGCAAAACAGCACCATACACCTAAGTACCAAATATCATCACCCCGAGCTGAAGcaggcaccagcacagatacacccaCTGGAGGAGATGGTAGTGTTGAGGATGAGGAGGAACTGGGTGAGTcactgaacattagtgaggatGGGGGACCAATATTGGTAGATGATGAGAGGTCATCCTTTGAAGGGTGGAGGCCCCATGTGCTGGGCCCTCCAATTGAGGCAGATGCAGATACAGACCTCAGTGGGCCTGCTTTCAAACGGAGGCTGTTAGAACATGAGTTCAGTGTTGAACAATCACTTGCCTCCATACACACAACAGTGGAAGATGGCATGGTTATGTTGGACCAGCGCTTGTGTGCACTGCAGTCTGCTATTGAGCACGTGGCAACACCAGTGGCATCTGCAGTGGAGACCTCACTTACTCAGGCCTTGGACACAGTTGGGTCATCACTCATGAATGCTCATTCTGCTGCTATAGAAGTTTTGGGGTCAAAACTGCAAGAAGCTGTCAAGGCAGGCTTCAATTCACTTGGAGAGCGCTTGCAGACAACCATGGCAGAGGGATTCCAAAGTCTCATAGAAGCCCAGTTCTCTATGCTCACACAGATTATTGGTCAGCGTGAAAAGCTGGCCTCAACTCCTGGAGTAGCGCAGGCTCATCCAGTTGGCAGTCATTCTAGCGGGGGTTTGGTGCCACCAAAAAAACCCCCACAGGTGACTTCAGGTGCTGTCTCTGAAAATCTTGAGTCCAGAGCGACTCAGCATCAGAGACCTCTGGGACTGATGCAGGTGCATCAGGGTTAG